One window of Arthrobacter oryzae genomic DNA carries:
- the cycA gene encoding D-serine/D-alanine/glycine transporter: MSERTTTAARNTATESASSHSQEPHLARALGNRHIQLLAIGGAIGTGLFMGSGKTISLAGPSVIFVYMIIGFMLFFVMRAMGELLLSNLNYKSFSDFAGDLLGPWAGFFTGWSYWFFWVVTGVADIVAIAGYVDKLAPGTPLWIPALITPVVLILLNLPTVKAFGEAEFWFAIIKVVAILALIGTGIVMIATNFTSPNGAVAGLANIWNDGGMFPHGMFGFILGFQIAIFAFAGIELVGTAAAETKDPEKNLPRAINSIPIRVLLFYVGALVVIMAVNPWRTIDAASSPFIGMFTLAGLGIAAVVINLVVLTSAASSANSGIYSTSRMVYGLAQDGNAPKAFGKLSIRKVPQNALLFSCIFLLAGLVLLYSGDSVIGAFTVVTSVASVLTMFVWSMILVSYIVFRRRRPQLHAASAFKMPGGAFMPYVVLAFFVFMLVALAQAEDTRLALVVAPLWFLILGAAWHFNRKTPLQQARIEEWKAESASDQAAAQKAAAGKSGAGALS, from the coding sequence ATGTCTGAACGCACCACTACGGCTGCCAGGAACACTGCAACGGAATCCGCCAGCAGCCACAGCCAGGAACCGCACCTTGCCCGGGCGCTGGGCAACCGCCACATCCAGCTGCTGGCCATCGGCGGTGCCATTGGTACCGGGCTGTTCATGGGCTCCGGCAAGACCATCTCCCTCGCCGGCCCGTCCGTCATCTTCGTCTACATGATCATCGGCTTCATGCTGTTCTTCGTGATGCGGGCCATGGGCGAACTCCTGCTGTCCAACCTGAACTACAAGTCCTTCAGCGACTTCGCCGGGGACCTCCTGGGTCCGTGGGCGGGATTCTTCACGGGCTGGTCCTACTGGTTCTTCTGGGTTGTCACCGGCGTGGCAGACATCGTGGCGATTGCCGGCTACGTGGACAAGCTGGCCCCCGGAACCCCGCTGTGGATCCCCGCGCTCATCACCCCCGTAGTGCTGATCCTCCTGAACCTCCCGACGGTCAAGGCCTTCGGCGAAGCAGAGTTCTGGTTCGCGATCATCAAGGTGGTGGCCATCCTGGCACTGATCGGCACCGGCATCGTGATGATCGCCACGAACTTCACCTCCCCCAACGGCGCCGTGGCCGGCCTCGCCAACATCTGGAACGACGGCGGGATGTTCCCGCACGGCATGTTCGGCTTCATCCTCGGCTTCCAGATCGCCATCTTCGCCTTCGCCGGCATTGAACTGGTGGGCACGGCGGCAGCCGAAACAAAGGACCCGGAGAAGAACCTCCCGCGGGCCATCAACTCCATCCCGATCCGCGTCCTGCTCTTCTACGTGGGCGCCCTGGTGGTCATCATGGCGGTCAACCCGTGGCGGACCATCGATGCCGCCAGCAGCCCGTTCATCGGCATGTTCACCCTGGCCGGCCTGGGCATCGCGGCAGTGGTCATCAACCTGGTGGTCCTCACCTCCGCAGCTTCCAGCGCCAACTCCGGCATCTACTCCACCTCGCGCATGGTCTACGGCCTGGCGCAGGACGGCAACGCTCCGAAGGCGTTCGGCAAGCTGAGCATCCGCAAGGTCCCGCAGAACGCCCTGCTGTTCTCCTGCATCTTCCTGCTGGCCGGCCTGGTGCTGCTCTACTCCGGCGACTCCGTGATCGGCGCGTTCACCGTGGTCACCTCGGTTGCCTCGGTGCTCACCATGTTCGTCTGGTCCATGATCCTGGTCAGCTACATTGTGTTCCGCCGCCGCCGGCCGCAGTTGCACGCAGCGTCCGCCTTCAAGATGCCCGGCGGCGCGTTCATGCCGTACGTGGTGCTGGCGTTCTTCGTGTTCATGCTGGTTGCCCTGGCCCAGGCTGAGGACACGCGCCTCGCCCTGGTGGTGGCTCCCCTCTGGTTCCTGATCCTGGGCGCTGCCTGGCACTTCAACCGGAAGACGCCGCTCCAGCAGGCGCGGATCGAGGAGTGGAAGGCTGAGTCCGCCTCGGACCAGGCCGCCGCGCAGAAGGCTGCTGCCGGCAAGTCAGGCGCAGGCGCCCTGAGCTAG
- a CDS encoding MFS transporter: MQRSAPAAAPEAAGILHRHYLLVTSGACALVFLAAFESLAVTTIMPLVSRELDGADLYALAFAGPLATGVIGMVAAGNWSDRRGPVGPLYASVALFVLGLLIAGTAGSMASLVAGRLVQGLGGGALTVALYVVVARVYPPVLHPKIFAAFSAAWVIPSLVGPFAAGIVAQAASWHWVFLGVVGLVVPALLMVVPALRGLRAPAGTGAPEGSSDPGRWSYARLAWAALAALAVLALNLSAQVPVAGGILAAAAVVMALVAVRPLVPRGTLLARRGLPSVILARGLVSAAFFGAEVYLPYLLVERYSFSPTFAGLTLTGGALAWAGASAVQGRMGAKLSNLRAMVIGSVMVLAAVVLALVTTVLGWPAAVAIAGWISAGGGMGLMYPRLSVMTLAMSTPATEGFNSSAMSIADSLGGALALAATGIVFTALTTTTTAGGVPGGSFAGVFALTAAIAVVAVVVAPRVAARKAS; the protein is encoded by the coding sequence GTGCAACGTAGCGCCCCAGCCGCCGCCCCCGAAGCGGCAGGAATCCTGCACCGTCACTACCTGCTGGTGACGTCCGGGGCGTGCGCCCTGGTGTTCCTGGCGGCGTTCGAATCCCTGGCCGTCACCACCATCATGCCGCTGGTCAGCCGCGAACTGGACGGCGCGGACCTGTACGCCCTGGCGTTCGCCGGGCCGCTTGCCACCGGCGTGATCGGGATGGTGGCGGCCGGCAACTGGTCCGACCGCCGCGGACCGGTGGGGCCGCTGTACGCTTCCGTGGCACTGTTTGTGCTCGGGCTTCTGATTGCGGGCACTGCCGGAAGCATGGCGTCCCTGGTGGCGGGGCGGCTGGTGCAGGGCCTGGGCGGCGGAGCCCTGACAGTGGCGCTGTACGTTGTGGTGGCGCGCGTCTATCCGCCCGTGCTGCATCCGAAGATTTTCGCCGCGTTTTCCGCAGCGTGGGTCATTCCGTCCCTGGTGGGACCGTTCGCCGCCGGCATCGTGGCCCAGGCGGCCAGCTGGCACTGGGTGTTCCTCGGCGTGGTGGGGCTGGTGGTTCCGGCGCTCCTGATGGTCGTTCCGGCGTTGCGCGGACTCCGCGCCCCGGCCGGAACAGGCGCCCCGGAGGGAAGTTCGGACCCGGGGCGCTGGTCCTACGCCAGGCTCGCATGGGCCGCCCTCGCGGCGCTGGCCGTCCTGGCGCTGAACCTGTCCGCGCAGGTTCCGGTGGCCGGCGGCATCCTGGCAGCGGCCGCCGTCGTCATGGCCCTGGTTGCGGTGCGCCCGCTGGTGCCGCGCGGCACTCTGCTGGCCCGCCGCGGACTGCCGAGCGTCATCCTGGCGCGCGGTCTGGTCTCGGCGGCGTTTTTCGGAGCGGAGGTTTATCTTCCGTACCTGCTGGTGGAGCGATACTCCTTTTCGCCCACGTTCGCGGGCCTCACCCTCACCGGCGGCGCCCTCGCCTGGGCCGGTGCGTCGGCCGTCCAAGGGCGGATGGGCGCTAAACTCAGCAACCTCCGGGCCATGGTGATCGGATCGGTGATGGTGCTTGCCGCCGTCGTCCTTGCCCTGGTGACCACCGTCCTGGGCTGGCCGGCCGCCGTGGCGATTGCCGGCTGGATTTCCGCCGGCGGCGGCATGGGGCTGATGTATCCGCGCCTGAGCGTGATGACGCTGGCCATGTCCACGCCTGCCACCGAGGGGTTCAACAGCTCGGCCATGTCCATTGCGGATTCCCTGGGCGGAGCGTTGGCGCTGGCCGCCACCGGAATCGTCTTTACTGCGCTAACCACGACGACGACGGCGGGCGGGGTGCCGGGCGGCTCCTTCGCAGGAGTCTTCGCCCTCACGGCCGCCATCGCCGTCGTCGCTGTGGTGGTGGCGCCGCGGGTTGCGGCGCGCAAGGCGTCCTAG
- a CDS encoding Lrp/AsnC family transcriptional regulator — MEISEEDLQLINALQIAPRVSWSDAAGILGVHATTLAARWDRLRAAGAAWTTAHLIGDPKQMCLALVDVDCEMRQRAGVTAALAAIPEVVTVEEAASNRDLMLTVITPTLGRFSELVVPQFKEIPGLLKYRTALCTRLHVGGYAWRLNVLDKAQQNALKALAGPEASGSAPPAVPGAPLPPSHLDLIPFLARDGRATAADIARSLGRSPATVQRQLNRVLSSQMLSFRCEIAQKYSGYPVTCQWFANVPPGQHEAAAAELRGFRNIRLAASTTGRTNFVVIMWLHSLADVMNAELALQQRIPGIELAESVVVLSSAKRVGWMLNPDSTATGAVVPSAGLRLEA; from the coding sequence GTGGAAATCAGTGAGGAAGATCTCCAGCTGATCAACGCGCTGCAAATCGCCCCGCGGGTCAGCTGGTCCGATGCTGCCGGAATCCTGGGCGTGCACGCCACCACGCTGGCGGCGCGCTGGGACCGGTTGCGGGCCGCCGGCGCTGCCTGGACCACCGCCCACCTGATCGGCGATCCCAAGCAGATGTGCCTTGCCCTGGTGGACGTGGACTGCGAAATGCGGCAGCGCGCCGGAGTCACCGCCGCGCTCGCGGCCATCCCCGAAGTGGTCACGGTGGAGGAAGCCGCCAGCAACCGTGACCTGATGCTGACAGTCATCACGCCCACCCTTGGCCGTTTCAGTGAATTAGTGGTGCCGCAGTTCAAGGAGATCCCGGGCCTGCTCAAGTATCGGACCGCGCTCTGCACCCGCCTGCATGTGGGCGGCTACGCGTGGCGGCTCAACGTCCTGGACAAGGCGCAGCAGAACGCCCTCAAGGCGCTCGCCGGGCCCGAAGCGTCCGGCTCCGCCCCGCCCGCCGTTCCCGGCGCCCCGCTTCCGCCGAGCCACCTGGACCTTATTCCGTTCCTTGCGCGGGACGGAAGGGCGACGGCGGCGGACATCGCCCGCAGCCTGGGCCGCAGCCCGGCAACTGTCCAGCGGCAGCTCAACAGGGTGTTGTCCAGCCAGATGCTGTCGTTCCGCTGTGAGATCGCGCAGAAGTATTCCGGCTACCCGGTCACCTGCCAGTGGTTCGCCAACGTGCCGCCGGGCCAGCACGAGGCCGCGGCAGCCGAGCTGCGCGGGTTCCGGAACATCCGGCTGGCCGCCTCCACCACCGGGCGGACGAACTTCGTGGTGATCATGTGGCTGCATTCCCTCGCGGACGTGATGAATGCCGAACTGGCACTCCAGCAACGGATCCCCGGAATCGAGCTGGCGGAGAGCGTGGTGGTCCTGAGCTCCGCCAAGAGGGTGGGCTGGATGCTCAACCCCGATTCGACCGCCACCGGAGCCGTGGTTCCGTCGGCAGGGCTGCGGCTGGAGGCCTAG